In Taeniopygia guttata chromosome 2, bTaeGut7.mat, whole genome shotgun sequence, one genomic interval encodes:
- the TMEM158 gene encoding transmembrane protein 158, which translates to MLPLLFPALLAACLPPCQGWSPSAAASGQEEQEQELFLLPANSSSRSLASLEMDLDGAASKEEGSTDSPGTSAAPSQEPFSSAPTTSGQEQPGQEQQQRPHPQGHPQPAEDPHCNISVQRQMLSSLLVRWSRPLGIQCDLLLFSTNSHGRAFFSAAFHRVGPPLLIEHLGLAAGGAQQDLRLCVGCSWVRSRRVGRLRGTAPQPQPQPQPQPQPQPPAAAAAAAAASSSSSSSSSSLSYPPAAEPGQYWLQGEPLNFCCLDFSLEELKGEPGWRMNRKPIESTLVACFMTLVIIVWSVAALIWPVPIIAGFLPNGMEQRRGTAAGTATAAAAK; encoded by the coding sequence ATGCTGCCACTGCTCTTCCCGGCACTGCTGGCCGCCTGCCTGccgccctgccagggctggagcccctcgGCGGCTGCCAgcgggcaggaggagcaggagcaggagctcttCTTGCTCCCTGCCAACTCCTCCTCCCGCTCCTTGGCGAGCCTCGAGATGGACCTCGACGGGGCAGCGAGCAAGGAGGAAGGTAGCACCGATAGCCCGGGCACGTCGGCTGCCCCTAGCCAAGAGCCTTTCTCTTCCGCTCCCACCACCTccgggcaggagcagccggggcaggagcagcagcagcgtccCCATCCGCAGGGGCACCCGCAGCCCGCCGAGGACCCGCACTGCAACATCAGCGTGCAGCGGCAGATGCTGAGCTCGCTGCTGGTGCGCTGGAGCCGCCCGCTGGGCATCCAGTGCGacctcctgctcttctccacCAACAGCCACGGACGAGCCTTCTTCTCCGCCGCCTTCCACCGCGTGGGGCCGCCGCTGCTCATCGAGCACCTGGGGCTGGCGGCCGGCGGCGCCCAGCAGGACTTGCGCCTGTgcgtgggctgcagctgggtgcGGAGCAGGCGGGTCGGGCGGCTGCGGGGCACCgcgccccagccccagcctcagcctcagccccagcctcagccccagccccccgctgccgccgctgccgccgccgccgcatcctcctcttcctcctcctcctcctcctcgcttTCCTACCCGCCGGCGGCCGAGCCCGGCCAGTACTGGCTGCAAGGGGAGCCGCTGAATTTCTGCTGCCTGGatttcagcctggaggagctgaaggGCGAGCCGGGCTGGCGGATGAACCGCAAGCCCATCGAATCCACCTTGGTGGCGTGTTTCATGACTCTGGTCATCATCGTGTGGAGCGTGGCCGCCCTCATCTGGCCCGTGCCCATCATCGCCGGATTCCTGCCGAACGGCATGGAGCAGCGCCGCGGCACCGCCGCCGGcaccgccaccgccgccgccgccaagTAG